tggacctcgccagatggaatacacaggaatcaaatcaaccacatctgttgaaagagacgatggaaaagttcaatatcatcagtcaagatATGTGTAGCTAGGTGAAAAAGGACAAGGTGCTAAACAGAGTTTATAGTGTGTTGTTCTTTCTGTAAAATGTCACTAAAGGAAGTTCTCAAAGCCATTATTTTTGGATATATAACTCAGAAGAAATTGAAATGATGATGCTtcaggaaaagagaaataggGTACACTGTCAAACAAATCCAAGATTCGAGGTTTTTGATTCCCAGTGTTTTGAACTTTGTTTATCATAGCACTTCTCCAGTTCCAACATCCATGACTCTTGAcaggcagaagaaaggcctgttgaaaATTTTCTAAGGGCTCCATTCAAGTCCGTGTTCCTCAAGCTGTAGACAAAGGGGTTCGACATGGGGGTGACCACTGTGTACATCACCGAGGCAATTGCCCCCTTTGGGGAGGAGGGGgcaatggcagaatagacatatACCCCTAACCCTGTACCATAAAATAAGGAAACAACTGTtaggtgagacccacaggtagAAAAAGCTTTGTACTTTCCCCCAGCTGAGGACATTTTCAATATGGAGGAAATAATCTTAAAGTAAGAGAAAAGAATCCCAGCAAGAGGAAGAACACCCAGAGAACCAGTCACAGAAAACAACACAATGTAATTGCTGACAGTGTCAGAACAGGCATACTTGAGGACCTCAGCAAAGTCACAGAAGAAGTGTGGAATTTCTGTGTGTGTACAGAAGGAAAGGCGCAACAACATCAGACTATGGAGACAGGAGATTATGACACTGAGCAACCAAGAGATTAGAACCAGCAAGCCACAGAGGTGGGGGTTCATGATGATTATGTAGTGCAGGGGGTGGCAAATGGCCACGaaccggtcataggccatcacagtTAGGAGGAAATTATCCAAATACGCAAAAACCATAAAAAGGGATGTCTGGGTGATGCAGCCAGCATAGGTGATGATTTTGTTCTGTGTCTGAATGTTCATCAGCATTTTTGGAACTATTGTGGAACTGAAACAAATATCAGAAAAGGACAGGTtgcagaggaagaagtacatgggggtatgGAGGTGGGGATCAGAGCTGACAGCCaggatgatgaacaggtttccgAGTAGGGTAACCAGGTACATGGTCAGGAAGAGTCCAAAAAGTAGGGGCTGCAGTCCTGGATCCTCTGAGAGGCCCAGGAGGAGGAATTCCAAGACACCAGTTTGGTTTCCTGGATCCATCTGGCTGATATTTCTATAAGGAAACAGGTGAGAGGAATggtaattaaaacaaagaaacaggagTTCCTAAATATAAACAAACTTTCATCACATTCATGcctagaagaaacagaaaagcaCACATTTTGATGAACAATCCAATATGCATTCATTGAAAGGGAATACAAATGTCATTATCTCCTTCTGGTATCACTTTTTGGGGAAATCTACTCCCTCCTTCTAGTCTTTATCACAAATTAGTCATGGCCTTCAAGATATCTCCATAGATCATCAACCTCTGAGGAATAATGTGGTGTTCAGCTCAGCATTGGCTCATTTTTGTTGTAGCACATCAACAGCTTGGGAGTTCTTCCTTCCTTTGGGCTGAAATTTGCCTCTtgaataattttgtctttttccacaTTTCTTTCGTATTTTATCAGATTCCATGTGTATTCTCAGCCCCCATTTTGCTCTCCAGTCCTGCCCCCTGAAAACAGCTAAGTGGATCAGAAGAGTGTGGTGTCTGCCCaaagttagtcaaatgttttctTCCCTGGGAATTTGAAAATGAACCTCAAATTCTGGTTAATAATCTGAAGGGATGGACTTGATGGGACCTATCAACCAGGGGCCTGCAGTTTGAAACCAACCATTGTTAGGTTTGTGAAGAAGGCAGAATACACTCCAGAGCGTGTGTCCTGAACCATTAAACTAGGAGTGACAGTAAATATAACTGTCAAAAGATGGACACTAGAATACTTGTATGCTAATGGTcattgcagcactagtcacaatagccaaaaagtgtctatcaacagatgaatggataaacaaaatatgctaCATGTACACAATGcactattactcagccataaagagaaatgaagtcctgaagtcctgacacatgctgcaacatggatgagccttgaaaacatcatgctaagtgaaataagttaggcaccaaaggacaaatatgatcCTGCTTATATAAAATGTCTAGAATACCAAAGCGtacagaaaccaaagtttattagttgttACCCGGGATGGGAGGGAGctatggtggcacaatgattaagccctaagtgctaacctagaggtcagtAGTTTGTACTCatcagtgatctgctcctgtaaggattacaaccttggaaaccttatgcgggagttctactctgtcatacagggttgctatgagccagaatcgacttcacagcacaAAATATCAGCATCACAACCAGTGGTGGGAAAGAAAGAGGGGGAAAGAAAGGTTGATACTGCTTAGGTGACATGGTGCTTtgtgttaagggtgatggaaaaatttgaaaaatagtggtgatggttgaacagcaTGATGAacttaatatcactgaattgtacatataaaggatgttgaaatgaaaaatattttggtacatgtgtatttaccacaattaaaaaaaaatctggaatctGGCTTTTCAAACTTGAACCCTGGCACTACCCCTTATTGATCTGGGCAAGTTGATCTCTTGGTGCCTCAGATTCCTTCTTGATGAAATGGGATTATTAATAGCCCTTACTCATAGGATTGTTGAGGAGGTTAAGTGAGTTAATGTTTAAAGAACAgtttctggcacacagtaagttctATATAAATGGTGATTCAATAAATTCTAAAAGCTGAAAAACATGGTCGGCAGAGAAGAAGGCAGTAATGCAGACGCAGAGGGAAAATCAGGGATCAAAGATCACTTGGTGTGAGTGCAGGACAAAGAAGTGAAAGGAGACAGGGAAGATGGCCTTGATTCCTGAGGCTTTCTAGTTTTGGAATCAGCCCTTCAACACTTCTGATCATCTGGTTGCCTTTCCTTCTAATGAGATGTATTTCTACTTTCCTGGTAAACTTACCTTTTCTATGGTAGCTATTTTTACTGGGTTTCTGTGACTTGTACTCAAGAGAGCACTGATTAAGATGTGTGTCTACAGAAAAGACATCTGCCTGTTGACATTGTAACCTTTAGTAGtggttgtttttaaatatttcttcagaGGGGCAAGGTTGATATTGCAATATGAACACTGTTTTTATGAGTCTTATAGACTTAATTTGTATCTTCCTCTATCATTACTTAGTGTTGTGACTGTGGGCAGTTATATGATTTCTCTGGGCTATTAATTAAGAGGATTATAATGATACAATTCCATAATGAATATAAAgaccctggcacatagtaggtcctcaataaaaagcagttattattattattcatgtaCATCTCCAGTGAGAGTTTTAATTTTTGCAGCCCATTTGTTAAACCTTGATACAATATTTCTTCTTGATGCCACTCTTATTTTGAGGCACTCACCAGTAACTACAGTGAGGCACTGGTGAttcagtagaattctcaccaATGTACTTCATACACCAGCCACCACTCAtgggtcagtggaggcttgtgtgttgctacaaggcaaaacaggtttcagagaagcttccagacaaagaaagactaggaacaaaggcctggtgatctacttctgaaaatcagccaatgaaaaccctacgaaatACAACAATCTATGTGCAACTACACTGAttatgagaatggctcaggacagtcAGCGttccattccattgtgcatgaggttgccatgaatctggggccaactcaatggaggctaaaaacaacaacaacaataactatgGTAAAACTCAATAGATGTGATATTGCAAAGTACAAAAGGCATGTTACTGCCTTTGATTTCCACACAGGATTTCTATCAATGAAGCCATCTATGGCATATTTCCAACCCAATCAACATCAACTTCTTAACTGACAATCTCCTGGCATGACTACTTACACTGGTCCAGAATCTTTGAACTATGTCCCCACATTTTTCTGCCTCATGCACACAAATAAAATGAGATTTTTGTCAAAAACCTATTGATATTGAGATAATCAGTGTTCCCTACTAAAAAAGATTTGAACAAATCAAATGGAGGTGATTCACAATACCCTACTCTTAGTGGGGTGGCACAGGCATTTAAATAGTCAATAATTTCTCGTGTAATAATTGATCTACATATTTAATCATCTACTTAAAATCCTATCAATGATGAAACGATTTACAGACTTATAATTGTTACAcccatcttttctcccttttagaAAATAATCATAAACTTGGAATGTTTCTAGTCACCCAGACTCTCTTGTACTCATAAAAAGTATTTCAGCCAACTCAAATGTTCTTTATGCACCATAGATAGT
This DNA window, taken from Elephas maximus indicus isolate mEleMax1 chromosome 3, mEleMax1 primary haplotype, whole genome shotgun sequence, encodes the following:
- the LOC126071092 gene encoding olfactory receptor 7A10-like, whose amino-acid sequence is MDPGNQTGVLEFLLLGLSEDPGLQPLLFGLFLTMYLVTLLGNLFIILAVSSDPHLHTPMYFFLCNLSFSDICFSSTIVPKMLMNIQTQNKIITYAGCITQTSLFMVFAYLDNFLLTVMAYDRFVAICHPLHYIIIMNPHLCGLLVLISWLLSVIISCLHSLMLLRLSFCTHTEIPHFFCDFAEVLKYACSDTVSNYIVLFSVTGSLGVLPLAGILFSYFKIISSILKMSSAGGKYKAFSTCGSHLTVVSLFYGTGLGVYVYSAIAPSSPKGAIASVMYTVVTPMSNPFVYSLRNTDLNGALRKFSTGLSSACQESWMLELEKCYDKQSSKHWESKTSNLGFV